In Panacibacter ginsenosidivorans, the following proteins share a genomic window:
- a CDS encoding RagB/SusD family nutrient uptake outer membrane protein, with product MKIILLYLLMLFLLLSCRKEWLETKPQQSLVVPTTLDDLQGLLDNTSYIFNQGQPFLGEVSSDDYYVTYDNWQSLYSPQEKNAYIWATDVYEGTTVTDWMLPYQQAFYSNYVLENIGNITPTVTTQSAWNNIKGTALFCRGFAFFSLLTIFAQPYDAATAATDLGIPLRLTADINAPSVRSSVEAGYQQVIADMHAAIELLPEAPLFKTRPSKPAAYAVLARVYTDEGNYEMALRYADSSLQLQNELIDYNSIDATAAYPFPWFNTEVIYHTVFNYPQIIADYTCYVDSMLYRSYASNDLRRQVLIDTSSGLPKFKGGYDGYTVFAGIATDELYLLRAEANARLGNTPAALDDLNTLLVNRYSTGTYSPLVNMEQDALLHFIIAERRKELLFRGLRWNDLRRINKDPAFAVTITRELNGTTYTLPPNDPKYVMPIPQQEIETSGIQQNPR from the coding sequence ATGAAAATCATATTATTATACCTCTTAATGCTGTTCCTGCTGCTATCCTGCCGCAAAGAATGGCTCGAAACCAAGCCACAGCAAAGCCTTGTGGTACCCACCACATTAGACGACCTGCAGGGTCTGCTGGACAATACAAGTTATATCTTCAACCAGGGGCAACCCTTCCTCGGAGAAGTAAGCAGCGACGATTACTATGTTACCTACGATAACTGGCAATCACTCTATAGCCCGCAGGAAAAGAATGCCTATATCTGGGCCACCGATGTTTATGAAGGCACTACGGTCACAGACTGGATGCTCCCTTACCAGCAGGCTTTTTATAGTAACTATGTCTTGGAGAATATCGGCAATATAACACCCACTGTTACTACACAATCAGCATGGAACAACATCAAAGGCACGGCACTCTTTTGCAGGGGCTTCGCCTTCTTTAGCCTGCTGACCATATTCGCCCAACCTTATGATGCTGCTACAGCGGCAACAGATCTCGGTATACCACTACGCCTCACGGCAGACATCAATGCGCCTTCTGTGCGTTCATCTGTCGAAGCAGGTTACCAGCAGGTAATAGCAGACATGCATGCAGCTATTGAATTATTACCAGAAGCACCATTATTCAAAACACGTCCATCCAAACCAGCGGCTTATGCTGTGCTTGCAAGGGTATATACGGATGAGGGCAATTATGAAATGGCATTGCGTTATGCAGATAGCAGCCTTCAGTTGCAAAATGAATTGATAGACTACAATAGCATCGATGCCACAGCTGCTTATCCTTTCCCCTGGTTTAATACAGAGGTGATTTATCATACCGTATTCAACTACCCGCAGATCATTGCAGACTATACCTGCTATGTAGATTCAATGTTATACAGGTCCTATGCATCAAACGATCTCCGCAGGCAGGTACTCATAGATACATCTTCAGGCCTTCCAAAATTTAAAGGTGGTTATGATGGCTATACTGTTTTTGCTGGCATTGCTACTGATGAGTTATACCTGCTCCGTGCAGAAGCAAATGCAAGGCTCGGCAATACACCAGCAGCACTGGATGATCTCAATACGTTATTGGTTAACAGATATAGCACAGGAACTTATTCTCCTCTTGTTAATATGGAGCAGGATGCACTCCTGCACTTTATTATCGCAGAACGTAGAAAAGAACTGCTCTTCCGTGGTCTCCGCTGGAATGATTTGCGCAGGATCAATAAGGACCCTGCTTTTGCAGTCACCATAACCAGGGAGCTCAACGGCACCACATACACATTACCTCCCAATGACCCGAAGTATGTCATGCCTATCCCTCAGCAGGAGATCGAAACCAGTGGCATACAACAAAACCCACGTTAA
- a CDS encoding SusC/RagA family TonB-linked outer membrane protein, with amino-acid sequence MAQTTTISGRLTDALTGEPVSGATLTLQSTGKTATSNAAGAFTIQLAGQQDTVIISCIGYAAQKIAVTGSSPALLLALQPAGHELAAVTVSTGYETLPKERATGSFAGVDSALYNSRISTGIITRLEGITSGLVFNRGIPGRTTELSIRGQSTLFANASPLIVVDNFPFEGDISALNPNDIESITVLKDAAAASIWGVRAGNGVIVITTKKAALNRPLQIGLTANLSIGAKPDLWYDPRFLPTAPFMEVEQMLFTNGFYNTDFTSSRQPPVSPFVDLLHRQQTGELTAAEAGAGIEALKGNDLRNELSNNMYRHTINNQYLLSMQGGTEKAAYYISVGYDDNKSMAVGNSDKRVTLHTQLQLVPLRNLEITTGIDYNSSNSYTDNTIPRLSMGGPAGKNLYPYATLTDGQGNASAIVKDYATAFVEQAPAHGLLNWQFLPVEELRNGYNTGKIQLNQTRLLAALKYNLPKGFSAELRYQLEKGITTGSNTATAASYDARNLVNTFAQVTDGNATGFVLPKGGVLDQFNAMLTAHNGRGQLSYKYRSGYHELAALAGMEWRQVISTSNSNRLYGYSAELGTFQQVDPTTYYTTYPSGQSEQLSLNQSLVAVTDRFRSAFANAAYTYKQRYMVSLSGRRDGSNYFGVATNNKTVPLWSAGIKWDLDKQPFYKLAWLPILRLRLTYGYNGNLNKSVTAYPTARYSSNDPYTGLPYLTIINPPNKDLRWEQTAMFNAGIDFGLANNRLTGSIEYYHKKGTDIIGDAALPPSSGYINQNTFSNTTKGNFADLKGSGIDVQLNSINITGAFTWGTQLLFSYTQDEVTHYAAKNPVGFLVNYGNGANGFIIPQQGKPVYGMYSLPWAGLDAAGNPQGYEDGVVSVNYSTLNNPQSIDDLVYNGPARPAFFGGFSNNFSYKQFSLQVNISFKGGYYFRRSSINYTSLFNYYQGNADYLLRWQKPGDENSTSVPSMVYPAVSGRDQFYTNSAVLVERADHIRLQDITLSYTITRNKVKKLPFRSIRLYAYANNLGLLWKANDKGLDPDYPTGIPPVRMYAFGLKADL; translated from the coding sequence ATGGCGCAAACCACCACCATTTCAGGCAGGCTTACAGATGCGCTTACCGGCGAACCCGTAAGCGGCGCCACCTTAACCCTTCAATCCACCGGCAAAACCGCTACCAGCAATGCGGCAGGTGCTTTTACCATACAACTGGCTGGTCAGCAGGATACGGTAATCATTAGCTGCATCGGGTATGCGGCACAAAAAATAGCGGTTACCGGCAGCAGTCCTGCACTCCTGCTTGCCCTGCAGCCTGCCGGTCACGAGCTTGCAGCCGTTACCGTCAGCACAGGCTACGAAACCCTTCCCAAAGAAAGGGCCACCGGCTCCTTTGCAGGGGTAGACAGTGCCTTGTACAACAGCCGCATTTCTACCGGCATCATCACCCGCCTCGAGGGTATTACCTCCGGCCTGGTTTTTAACCGGGGCATCCCCGGCAGAACCACCGAACTGTCCATTCGGGGCCAGTCCACACTCTTTGCCAATGCTTCGCCACTCATCGTGGTAGACAATTTTCCCTTCGAGGGCGACATCAGCGCCCTCAACCCCAACGATATTGAAAGCATCACCGTCCTCAAAGATGCGGCGGCGGCTTCCATCTGGGGCGTCCGTGCGGGTAATGGCGTCATCGTTATTACCACCAAAAAAGCAGCGCTCAACCGGCCATTACAGATCGGCCTTACCGCCAACCTCAGCATCGGTGCAAAACCCGATCTCTGGTACGATCCGCGTTTTCTCCCCACCGCACCATTTATGGAGGTGGAGCAAATGCTCTTTACCAATGGATTCTACAATACGGATTTCACTTCATCGCGTCAGCCGCCTGTTTCACCATTCGTGGATCTCCTCCACAGGCAGCAAACAGGGGAGCTTACGGCTGCAGAAGCTGGTGCTGGCATAGAAGCGCTTAAAGGCAATGATCTCAGGAACGAACTCAGCAATAACATGTATCGCCACACCATCAACAACCAGTACCTGCTCAGCATGCAGGGCGGCACCGAAAAGGCGGCTTACTATATCTCTGTGGGATATGATGATAATAAAAGCATGGCTGTGGGCAACAGCGATAAAAGGGTTACCCTGCACACGCAGTTGCAGTTGGTACCGCTGAGAAACCTCGAAATAACCACTGGTATAGATTACAACAGCAGTAACAGTTATACAGATAATACCATCCCCCGGTTGAGCATGGGCGGGCCTGCAGGGAAGAACCTTTACCCCTATGCAACCCTTACAGACGGGCAGGGTAATGCATCGGCCATCGTAAAGGACTATGCAACAGCTTTTGTGGAGCAGGCCCCCGCTCATGGGTTGCTGAACTGGCAGTTCCTCCCTGTAGAGGAATTGCGCAATGGCTACAATACCGGCAAAATCCAGTTAAATCAAACCCGCCTGCTGGCAGCGCTTAAATACAACCTGCCAAAAGGCTTCAGCGCAGAACTCAGGTACCAGTTAGAGAAAGGTATTACAACGGGCAGCAACACGGCCACGGCGGCCAGCTATGATGCCCGCAATCTCGTCAACACATTTGCGCAGGTTACCGATGGCAATGCTACCGGTTTCGTCCTCCCCAAAGGCGGCGTATTAGATCAGTTCAATGCCATGCTTACCGCCCACAATGGCCGCGGCCAGCTCAGTTATAAATACCGCAGTGGCTATCATGAACTCGCTGCCCTCGCGGGCATGGAATGGCGGCAGGTGATCAGCACCAGCAACAGCAACCGCCTCTATGGATACAGTGCGGAGCTGGGTACCTTTCAGCAGGTAGACCCCACTACCTATTACACTACTTATCCTTCCGGTCAGTCGGAACAGCTTTCCCTGAACCAGTCACTGGTAGCTGTTACCGATCGTTTTCGTTCGGCCTTTGCCAATGCGGCTTATACCTATAAGCAGCGCTATATGGTATCGCTCAGTGGCCGCAGGGATGGCAGCAACTATTTCGGTGTGGCCACCAACAACAAAACCGTGCCCCTATGGTCCGCCGGTATTAAGTGGGACCTGGATAAACAGCCTTTCTACAAACTCGCATGGTTACCAATATTGCGCCTCCGTCTTACCTATGGGTACAATGGCAACCTCAATAAATCGGTTACAGCTTATCCCACTGCACGGTACAGCAGCAACGACCCCTATACCGGTCTGCCCTACCTTACCATCATCAACCCGCCCAATAAGGACTTGCGCTGGGAGCAAACGGCCATGTTCAATGCAGGTATCGACTTTGGGCTGGCAAACAACAGGCTCACCGGCAGTATAGAATACTATCACAAAAAAGGTACGGATATCATCGGCGATGCGGCCCTGCCACCCAGCAGCGGGTATATCAACCAGAACACGTTCAGCAATACCACGAAGGGAAATTTTGCTGACCTCAAAGGCAGCGGTATAGATGTTCAGTTAAACAGCATCAATATCACCGGGGCATTTACCTGGGGCACCCAGCTATTGTTCAGCTATACACAGGATGAGGTTACGCATTACGCCGCAAAGAACCCCGTCGGCTTCCTCGTCAATTATGGCAATGGTGCCAATGGTTTTATCATCCCGCAGCAGGGTAAGCCCGTTTATGGTATGTACAGCCTCCCATGGGCGGGGCTCGATGCGGCAGGCAACCCGCAGGGCTATGAAGATGGCGTAGTATCTGTCAATTACAGTACGCTCAATAACCCCCAATCTATTGATGACCTTGTCTACAATGGCCCTGCACGTCCCGCTTTCTTTGGTGGCTTCAGCAATAACTTCTCGTATAAGCAGTTCAGCCTGCAGGTCAATATCAGTTTTAAGGGTGGCTATTATTTCAGGCGCAGTTCCATCAATTATACCAGCCTCTTTAATTATTATCAGGGCAATGCAGATTACCTGCTCCGCTGGCAAAAACCCGGCGATGAGAACAGCACCAGTGTGCCATCCATGGTATATCCCGCGGTTAGTGGACGCGACCAGTTTTATACAAATTCGGCCGTCCTCGTAGAGCGGGCAGATCATATCCGCCTGCAGGATATTACCCTTAGCTATACCATCACCAGGAACAAGGTAAAAAAGCTGCCTTTCCGCAGTATCAGGCTCTATGCCTATGCCAATAACCTTGGCCTCCTCTGGAAAGCAAACGATAAAGGATTAGATCCCGATTATCCAACAGGCATCCCGCCGGTGCGCATGTATGCATTCGGTTTAAAAGCAGATTTATGA
- a CDS encoding helix-turn-helix domain-containing protein: protein MNAKKKEDIRKLFGMYLKKRREEYLKINSVRQLSFNSNIDQSKLSKIEKGQIDFRFDTLMEIAITYKLKPKQLFDFDISFWKEEE, encoded by the coding sequence ATGAACGCAAAGAAGAAAGAAGATATTAGAAAGTTGTTCGGTATGTACTTAAAAAAAAGAAGAGAGGAATATCTTAAAATTAATAGTGTTCGCCAGTTATCATTTAATTCAAATATTGATCAAAGTAAATTAAGTAAAATTGAAAAGGGGCAAATAGATTTTCGATTTGACACCTTAATGGAAATAGCTATCACATATAAATTAAAACCTAAACAATTATTTGATTTTGATATTTCCTTTTGGAAGGAGGAAGAATAA
- a CDS encoding HEPN domain-containing protein: MKTSLEHLPKTKQEQILQIVEIIKEVAVPEKIILFGSYATGKWVEDNYIEKGIKYEYISDYDFLVVTEDNEEKDYVLKDIIVNRSHDISKVPVNPIIHSISYVNEGLEFGQYFFADIIREGIILYNTQKSDFSNPKELTPTEMRIVAQRYFDQWFKSGEEFFIDANNAFKRNSLNHSAFYLHQSAERFYNTILLVITGYKPKTHNLDKLRRHAKNLSEELFLIFPYPTNDQHESHLFDLIKRGYIDARYKEDYVISKNEVSILISRIDEMRKTVGRVCAEKISLLK; the protein is encoded by the coding sequence ATGAAAACCTCATTAGAACATTTACCGAAAACCAAACAAGAGCAAATACTTCAAATAGTAGAAATAATTAAAGAAGTTGCTGTGCCAGAAAAAATCATCTTGTTCGGCAGTTATGCTACAGGTAAATGGGTTGAAGATAATTATATAGAAAAAGGAATTAAGTACGAATACATAAGTGATTATGATTTCTTGGTGGTAACTGAAGATAATGAAGAAAAAGATTATGTTCTAAAAGATATTATAGTTAATCGAAGTCATGATATATCAAAAGTACCTGTGAATCCTATTATCCATTCTATTAGCTACGTCAACGAAGGATTAGAGTTCGGGCAGTATTTTTTTGCTGATATTATTCGTGAAGGAATTATTCTTTATAACACACAAAAGTCGGACTTCTCTAATCCAAAAGAACTAACTCCAACTGAAATGAGAATAGTGGCCCAAAGATATTTTGATCAATGGTTCAAAAGTGGCGAAGAATTTTTTATCGATGCGAACAATGCTTTTAAACGTAATAGTCTTAATCATTCTGCTTTTTATTTGCATCAATCAGCAGAGCGATTTTATAATACCATACTTTTAGTAATTACAGGATATAAACCAAAGACTCATAATCTCGATAAGCTTCGAAGGCATGCAAAAAATTTAAGCGAAGAACTTTTTTTGATCTTTCCTTATCCTACAAATGATCAACATGAAAGTCACTTGTTTGACCTTATAAAAAGAGGATATATCGATGCTCGTTATAAAGAGGACTACGTAATATCAAAAAACGAAGTTTCAATATTAATTTCTAGAATTGATGAAATGCGTAAAACAGTTGGAAGAGTTTGCGCAGAAAAGATTTCATTATTAAAATGA
- the cas6 gene encoding CRISPR-associated endoribonuclease Cas6, translating into MRFYLTLQATDSNSTITLNYQYPLSAAIYKIIQRADTAFSAFLHNTGYGLGHKNFKLFTFSDIDTPFKVIGDRMHMLSNTARVTICFYMPQAAEHFIRGLFMQQQLEIADKKSKATFVVQQIESLPHYVVSDIETTAIKNVLIQPLSPLVAGRKNEKGYYDYRSPLDADFTDCLLYNWLEKYKTVNDTYENTIQQIKEQTEIKVLLFSQPPKQRLITIKQGTSDETRVRGYTKFRLQLTAPEDMLQLAMDAGLGLYNSQGMGCVGVI; encoded by the coding sequence ATGCGTTTCTATTTAACCCTGCAAGCCACTGACAGCAATTCGACCATAACACTTAACTATCAATATCCATTATCAGCAGCTATTTACAAGATCATTCAAAGGGCTGATACAGCATTTTCCGCATTTCTGCACAATACAGGCTATGGACTCGGTCATAAAAATTTTAAGTTGTTTACTTTTTCAGATATCGACACACCCTTTAAAGTAATTGGTGACAGAATGCACATGCTTAGTAATACTGCACGGGTAACCATCTGCTTTTATATGCCGCAGGCTGCAGAGCATTTTATACGGGGTTTGTTTATGCAGCAACAATTAGAAATAGCAGATAAAAAAAGTAAAGCAACCTTTGTAGTGCAACAGATAGAAAGTCTGCCACACTACGTAGTTTCAGACATTGAAACTACTGCAATCAAAAATGTTTTAATACAGCCTTTGTCGCCGTTGGTTGCAGGCCGTAAAAATGAAAAAGGGTATTACGATTACCGTTCTCCCCTCGATGCAGATTTTACCGATTGCCTTTTGTATAACTGGCTGGAAAAATATAAGACAGTAAATGATACTTACGAAAACACTATCCAGCAAATAAAAGAGCAAACAGAAATAAAAGTGCTGTTGTTTTCTCAGCCACCCAAACAAAGGCTTATTACTATTAAGCAAGGCACATCAGACGAAACACGTGTAAGAGGTTATACAAAATTTCGTTTGCAGTTAACTGCACCGGAAGATATGTTGCAACTGGCAATGGATGCTGGATTAGGGTTGTATAATAGCCAGGGTATGGGGTGTGTGGGAGTTATATAA
- a CDS encoding type I-B CRISPR-associated protein Cas8b1/Cst1, which produces MIENNQLEINWLTHPTGDSFADIGGFVIEYLQKKKPDKSILELIEEVTNIYVKKWDNNLHSFFLNSTITHNSNKGQKGINKTIAFYKGLFDGKDAEDGYCRITGQKGKVFQGTRDNHIMSGSATLINFHHGFESGIRLSKEALIRIFFVPLGVEQLGDKVAVLTSNNEGITRHFVQRNVDNNFRDIASGISKSIQRSEFSNPANALFEYANQCIENVKTVTFDEDTGRSKTQGTTLNLFHFTNFGASPTINLITLPASVFAFYAYCIREHKKEWQSFIFRQYSNSKFKNAQFDDVSKSWFNNKEEVDYSTFKVWRNSVFEALLNGNGQIIRKAFLAHSKSRILNFKIIEQYQINIQNMDKRTLTKIKELADFIVNDRSDDEIKKSMTRLNGSKSSNGLRYFLLKLADKNYKDGNDEPLFSIDEYVEYLFPDGTYWNEIRDLLLIAIYQKLHETNKKIEVELIENESEI; this is translated from the coding sequence ATGATAGAAAACAATCAACTTGAAATAAATTGGTTAACCCATCCAACTGGCGACTCATTCGCAGATATTGGAGGATTTGTGATTGAATATCTACAAAAAAAGAAACCTGATAAATCCATTTTAGAATTAATAGAAGAAGTAACTAACATTTATGTCAAAAAATGGGATAATAACCTGCACAGCTTTTTCCTTAATTCAACCATTACACATAATTCTAATAAAGGGCAAAAAGGTATAAATAAAACAATTGCTTTTTACAAAGGGCTATTTGATGGCAAAGATGCTGAAGATGGATATTGTCGTATCACCGGGCAAAAAGGCAAAGTTTTTCAAGGTACAAGGGATAATCATATAATGTCAGGTTCTGCGACTTTAATTAATTTCCATCATGGTTTTGAAAGTGGCATCCGGCTTTCCAAAGAAGCTTTGATTAGGATATTCTTTGTGCCCCTAGGCGTTGAGCAATTAGGTGATAAAGTTGCAGTGTTGACAAGTAACAACGAAGGTATAACCCGTCATTTTGTTCAAAGAAATGTAGATAATAACTTTAGAGATATTGCAAGCGGGATATCAAAATCCATTCAACGTTCAGAATTTTCTAATCCTGCCAATGCTTTATTTGAATACGCAAACCAATGTATAGAAAATGTAAAAACAGTCACATTTGATGAAGACACTGGAAGAAGCAAAACACAAGGAACAACATTAAACCTATTCCATTTTACCAACTTTGGAGCAAGTCCGACAATTAACCTAATTACTTTGCCTGCTTCTGTTTTTGCTTTTTATGCATATTGCATAAGGGAGCATAAAAAAGAGTGGCAAAGTTTCATTTTCAGACAATATAGCAATTCAAAATTTAAAAATGCTCAATTTGATGACGTATCCAAAAGTTGGTTCAATAACAAAGAAGAAGTTGATTATTCCACCTTCAAAGTTTGGAGAAATAGTGTTTTTGAAGCTTTGCTAAATGGCAATGGGCAAATTATACGTAAGGCTTTCCTTGCGCACAGTAAATCACGTATACTGAATTTCAAAATAATCGAACAATATCAAATAAACATTCAAAACATGGATAAAAGAACATTAACCAAAATCAAGGAATTGGCTGATTTTATTGTCAATGATCGAAGTGATGATGAAATTAAAAAGTCAATGACCCGACTGAATGGGTCAAAAAGCAGTAATGGTCTTCGTTACTTTCTACTCAAATTAGCAGATAAGAATTATAAAGATGGAAATGACGAGCCTTTATTTTCCATAGATGAATACGTAGAATATTTGTTTCCTGATGGAACATATTGGAATGAAATAAGGGACTTACTACTTATTGCTATTTATCAGAAATTACATGAAACTAATAAAAAGATAGAAGTAGAACTAATCGAAAATGAATCAGAAATTTAA
- the cas7i gene encoding type I-B CRISPR-associated protein Cas7/Cst2/DevR produces the protein MNLKTQGFVLLDVDVVALNNAGKSTTSNFDNAVATKKIYKNGRAYTYVSGQAWRYWWREALKANHGWALSPITRDSKIAFTEANPIVYADDDVFGYMKAAKDVKRDDDGNPILDKKGKEAKEDVTVTRVSPLKNSAIISVASVGTVENWSSMARQEGDSVPYSKEEYSAIMKGMFSIDLFQIGTFATYNKTGYKNLTEKFKAGAMENGATEIEDPFVKTKNGEPQKLIQISKDIRTNRVVDTIAALKTISGGAMQTNNMADVTPKFIVLATMNSGNHPFSHIVKNDGVKSEKAVLNIEGLKEVLSDYKEQFKGIIFIGKRNGFMDEYNEELKTLEIEFPNVKILSINQAIDQYCEQVKNQIS, from the coding sequence ATGAATTTAAAAACTCAAGGCTTTGTCCTTTTAGACGTAGATGTTGTTGCGCTTAATAATGCAGGCAAAAGTACTACGAGCAATTTTGACAATGCAGTGGCTACAAAGAAAATTTATAAAAACGGACGTGCATATACTTATGTTTCAGGACAAGCCTGGCGTTACTGGTGGCGAGAGGCATTAAAAGCAAATCACGGATGGGCATTATCACCAATTACACGTGATAGTAAAATTGCTTTTACCGAAGCCAACCCAATTGTATACGCCGATGATGATGTATTTGGATACATGAAAGCAGCGAAAGATGTAAAGCGGGATGATGATGGAAATCCAATATTAGATAAAAAAGGGAAAGAGGCAAAAGAAGATGTTACTGTTACCCGGGTATCGCCTCTGAAAAATTCTGCCATCATCTCAGTTGCTTCGGTAGGAACTGTTGAAAACTGGTCAAGTATGGCTCGCCAGGAAGGAGACAGTGTTCCATATAGTAAAGAAGAATATTCTGCCATAATGAAAGGAATGTTTTCTATTGATCTATTTCAAATAGGGACTTTTGCTACTTATAATAAAACAGGATATAAAAATTTAACGGAAAAGTTCAAGGCTGGGGCTATGGAAAATGGCGCAACTGAAATTGAAGATCCCTTTGTAAAAACAAAAAATGGTGAACCCCAGAAATTGATACAAATTTCCAAAGATATTCGCACTAACAGAGTTGTTGATACAATCGCTGCCTTAAAGACAATTTCCGGTGGCGCTATGCAAACCAACAACATGGCAGATGTTACCCCGAAATTTATAGTATTGGCTACTATGAATTCAGGAAATCATCCATTTTCACACATTGTTAAAAATGATGGTGTGAAAAGTGAAAAAGCAGTCCTGAACATTGAAGGCCTTAAAGAAGTATTAAGCGATTATAAAGAGCAGTTTAAAGGCATCATCTTTATTGGTAAGCGCAATGGCTTTATGGATGAGTATAACGAAGAACTAAAAACATTAGAAATTGAGTTTCCTAATGTAAAGATACTGAGTATTAATCAAGCGATTGACCAATATTGCGAACAAGTTAAAAACCAAATTTCGTAA
- the cas5b gene encoding type I-B CRISPR-associated protein Cas5b — protein MEVYKIDITSWTASFRYPNLISGVQPTLEVPPISTILGLINAAAGFYLEHKNLELGYYFEYEMEGEDLETIYQISSKYGKPTNNAKSNVINRKFLFNNFLRIYTTDKNIVDYLSQPYFPILLGRMNDLATVTNISQREILDKIEFATEIRGQVIPFKFHLPGQIQALPQYFTNDFPRKNIGTEPFSIISHKVKTFGTSVTAYRDILPNGKEVDIFFHQLSFEN, from the coding sequence ATGGAGGTATATAAAATTGATATAACAAGTTGGACTGCAAGCTTCCGTTATCCCAATCTGATAAGCGGTGTGCAACCAACGCTGGAGGTGCCGCCAATCAGCACAATACTTGGATTAATCAATGCTGCTGCAGGTTTTTACCTTGAGCATAAGAATCTGGAATTAGGTTACTATTTTGAGTATGAAATGGAAGGGGAAGATCTGGAAACCATTTATCAAATCAGTAGTAAATACGGCAAGCCAACCAATAATGCCAAATCCAATGTTATAAACCGGAAATTTTTATTCAATAATTTTTTACGTATTTACACTACAGATAAAAATATAGTTGATTATTTATCCCAACCATACTTCCCAATATTATTAGGAAGGATGAATGACTTGGCGACCGTAACGAATATTTCTCAAAGAGAAATTTTGGATAAGATTGAATTTGCAACAGAAATTCGCGGGCAGGTAATCCCGTTCAAGTTTCATTTACCTGGACAAATCCAAGCTTTACCTCAATACTTTACCAATGATTTTCCAAGGAAAAACATTGGAACAGAGCCGTTCTCTATCATTAGCCATAAAGTAAAAACCTTTGGAACGAGTGTAACTGCATATCGTGACATTCTGCCGAATGGAAAAGAAGTCGATATTTTCTTTCATCAACTTAGTTTTGAAAATTAA